The following are encoded together in the Phocoena sinus isolate mPhoSin1 chromosome 11, mPhoSin1.pri, whole genome shotgun sequence genome:
- the KCTD6 gene encoding BTB/POZ domain-containing protein KCTD6, translated as MDNGDWGYMMTDPVTLNVGGHLYTTSLTTLTRYPDSMLGAMFGGDFPTARDPQGNYFIDRDGPLFRYVLNFLRTSELTLPLDFKEFDLLRKEADFYQIEPLIQCLNDPKPLYPMDTFEEVVELSSTRKLSKYSNPVAVIITQLTITTKVHSLLEGISNYFTKWNKHMMDTRDCQVSFTFGPCDYHQEVSLRVHLMEYITKQGFTIRNTRVHHMSERANENTVEHNWTFCRLARKTDD; from the exons ATGGATAATGGAGACTGGGGCTATATG atGACTGACCCAGTCACGTTAAATGTAGGTGGACACTTGTACACAACGTCTCTCACCACACTGACGCGTTACCCGGATTCCATGCTTGGAGCTATGTTTGGGGGGGACTTCCCCACAGCTCGAGACCCTCAAGGCAATTACTTCATTGATCGAGATGGACCTCTTTTCCGATATGTCCTCAACTTCTTGAGAACTTCAGAGTTGACCTTACCCCTGGATTTTAAGGAATTTGATCTGCTTCGGAAAGAAGCAGATTTTTATCAGATTGAGCCCTTGATTCAGTGTCTCAATGACCCCAAGCCTTTGTATCCTATGGATACTTTTGAAGAAGTTGTGGAGTTATCTAGTACTCGGAAGCTTTCTAAGTACTCCAATCCAGTAGCTGTCATCATAACCCAATTAACCATCACCACCAAGGTCCATTCCTTACTAGAAGGTATATCAAACTATTTTACAAAGTGGAATAAGCATATGATGGACACCAGAGATTGCCAGGTTTCCTTTACTTTTGGACCCTGTGATTATCACCAGGAAGTTTCTCTCCGAGTCCACCTGATGGAATACATTACAAAACAAGGTTTCACAATCCGAAACACCCGAGTGCATCACATGAGTGAGCGGGCCAACGAGAACACAGTGGAGCACAACTGGACTTTCTGCAGGCTGGCCCGGAAGACAGATGACTGA